Proteins encoded in a region of the Spirochaetota bacterium genome:
- a CDS encoding glycosyl hydrolase family 28-related protein, whose amino-acid sequence MRIRLNGIIAALIAACASAQTIPSDYVIDTVRTPLADGMRLDLPTEHMGNRTLAEMGYVDVTAAPFDADPSGKTDATKALQYAIEYACTNHMACFFPSGTYLVSDTLTCTAPMYRRQNGKTTGSARNAPNILLGSRAGKGRAVIKLAASSPRFGDPEKPAYVVYFWTRSLEGLDREYKPSGNISMSQIFVGIDIVIGENNPGAVGIRHRAAQGSSIQDITVDATHGLKGLEAGAGSGGSHHRITVIGGDIGADYTEAQPAPTVSGFRFIGQRKHAIVYSGMETLCLVGCSMQSSGHGPLIVGKALNKSAAEGLITAVDCVLSFDSADNTTAVDTERSIYLKNVYVKNAARIAVSQASSIPGKSGWMHVKELALAVDTEAHGKKYVTAPVIDGTTQERIVDTADGTPPDDIVSRHYWKDSPTWEHPDAVNMKKLGAVGDGKTDDTAVIQKAVEGHEILFFPRGVYRITRTITLRPRTKLIGVSEQHSIIAATMDSPYFSDTHNTKPLIATADTSDADTHIAFIGTYSPEELTGAFDLLWRSGGTSVVRSYHGHHRPWNGYGYSGKPIAGDEYIGAYLVITGHGGGKWFNWYAEGHGMVWGREEQDQRFRQVLISNAASPSFYQFNPEGSESAARVEIVGSKAVNIYGLKSEGNHSVLWAHDTGSVHLFGYGGNGTALSGSSIFRFENVDTIIVANAMPRPAKAGQKLLGNSVTQDPSTWQLIIDRYNGNDGGTKPLERPVVYRRVKL is encoded by the coding sequence ATGAGAATTCGGCTCAACGGAATTATCGCAGCCCTTATCGCAGCGTGCGCTTCCGCCCAGACAATTCCCTCCGACTACGTCATCGACACGGTACGCACACCGCTTGCCGACGGCATGCGTCTCGATCTGCCGACCGAGCATATGGGGAACCGTACGCTTGCTGAGATGGGATATGTGGACGTAACAGCCGCCCCGTTCGATGCCGATCCGAGCGGAAAGACCGATGCAACGAAAGCCCTCCAATATGCCATCGAATATGCCTGTACGAACCATATGGCATGTTTCTTCCCCTCCGGGACGTATCTCGTATCCGACACACTCACCTGCACAGCCCCCATGTATCGCCGGCAGAACGGCAAGACCACCGGCAGCGCGCGCAATGCCCCGAATATTCTCCTCGGTTCCAGAGCAGGAAAAGGTCGTGCGGTGATAAAACTCGCAGCGTCATCCCCTCGTTTCGGCGACCCGGAAAAGCCGGCATACGTCGTGTATTTCTGGACACGTTCCCTGGAAGGGCTCGACAGGGAATACAAGCCATCCGGGAATATATCAATGTCCCAGATTTTTGTCGGCATCGATATCGTCATCGGTGAGAACAATCCGGGTGCGGTCGGGATCCGTCACCGTGCGGCGCAGGGCTCGAGCATTCAGGACATCACCGTCGATGCGACGCATGGCCTCAAAGGCCTTGAAGCCGGTGCGGGCAGCGGCGGCAGTCACCACCGCATCACCGTCATCGGCGGAGACATTGGCGCCGATTACACCGAGGCGCAGCCGGCACCGACGGTAAGCGGATTCAGATTCATCGGCCAGCGCAAGCATGCGATAGTATACAGCGGCATGGAAACACTTTGCCTCGTCGGATGTTCGATGCAGAGCAGCGGCCACGGCCCGCTCATCGTCGGCAAGGCGCTGAACAAGTCGGCTGCGGAAGGGCTCATCACTGCGGTCGACTGTGTTCTATCGTTCGACAGCGCCGACAACACCACGGCAGTGGATACCGAACGAAGCATCTATCTGAAGAACGTTTACGTGAAGAACGCCGCGCGCATCGCCGTATCGCAGGCATCATCGATACCGGGGAAAAGCGGATGGATGCATGTAAAGGAGCTCGCTCTCGCCGTTGATACCGAAGCACATGGAAAAAAATATGTGACCGCACCTGTCATCGACGGAACAACGCAGGAAAGGATCGTCGATACTGCGGACGGCACACCGCCGGACGACATCGTCTCCCGCCATTATTGGAAGGATTCGCCCACGTGGGAACATCCGGATGCCGTGAACATGAAAAAGCTCGGCGCTGTCGGCGACGGCAAGACCGACGATACGGCCGTCATTCAAAAAGCGGTCGAAGGCCATGAGATACTCTTCTTCCCGCGCGGCGTATACCGCATCACACGCACGATAACCCTCAGACCGCGGACAAAGCTCATCGGTGTTTCCGAGCAGCACTCCATCATCGCGGCGACCATGGACTCGCCGTACTTCAGCGATACGCACAACACGAAACCGCTCATTGCGACAGCGGACACTTCCGACGCGGATACGCACATCGCCTTCATCGGGACATATTCCCCGGAGGAACTTACCGGCGCGTTCGACCTGCTCTGGCGTTCAGGGGGCACATCAGTGGTGCGCTCCTATCACGGCCATCACCGGCCATGGAACGGATACGGCTACAGCGGAAAACCGATAGCAGGCGATGAGTACATCGGCGCATACCTTGTCATTACCGGTCATGGCGGGGGCAAGTGGTTCAATTGGTATGCGGAAGGTCATGGCATGGTCTGGGGCAGGGAAGAACAGGACCAGCGTTTCCGTCAGGTGCTCATCTCGAATGCCGCATCGCCCTCGTTCTATCAATTCAATCCGGAGGGCTCGGAAAGCGCCGCACGTGTTGAAATAGTCGGTTCGAAAGCAGTGAACATTTACGGCCTGAAAAGCGAAGGCAATCATTCCGTGCTCTGGGCGCATGATACGGGGAGCGTACACCTATTCGGCTACGGCGGGAACGGCACCGCCCTGAGCGGCTCGTCAATATTCCGGTTCGAGAACGTCGACACCATCATCGTCGCCAACGCCATGCCGCGTCCGGCAAAGGCGGGGCAAAAGCTCCTCGGCAATTCGGTCACACAAGACCCGTCTACATGGCAGCTTATCATCGATCGATACAACGGGAATGACGGCGGTACCAAACCGCTTGAACGGCCTGTCGTGTACCGGAGGGTGAAACTATGA
- a CDS encoding glycosyl hydrolase family 28-related protein, whose translation MSDRIFSSIIRACMILCTTAVIFGDDAFPEDLISRMKKINKLSDTILLQYIRYIYPPVKHPITGALIGSEEMFLTDVPAELGDQKLATRGYVDITAAPFNADVSGSADATKAIQDAVNFARDHQMACYFPAGTYRISDTVECLQKITVRENGRISGGDAVPCILIGASGKRPRLFLAPNSPGFTDPNNRKIILHVVNCNTALEIKPELGPLHPQANISFNQMVRGIDIVIGEGNAGAIGVRMQAAEGSSIQDMTIDATHGHTGMQGAAGSGGAHHNMTVIGGRVGIDTRGFPPQFETNSFGTQPGPTMSRVTLIGQTETPAIVYSTGPFTAAGWHIRTSCDVAIRVLNNTGQYYFSQMNLIDSIIEFSSPGTVAEASQGLYMRDVFASNTARIHEGVDGRTQWAHISEYAAPGKATQYKGKNSVHDIEQPVFMNGKKQTAPFIGGIDGRSPPKDLCTQHGWGDQFPSPEMKEAANVRERYGAAGDGRTDDTKALQKAVDENDIVFLPKGLYRVSDTIRLKSGTKLIGVHHTLSLIVAYDPFGALAENGPKPIVDTPDDANADTVIAFVGIRVMKWCDTARAKGMDHTAPFYALRWRTGERSMVRSPWIHRAFSGISFAGTHINTGRTNLTWKHPFILIEGNGGGKWYNFFSQGVAYSDTPDFRIMQISGTKNRLSFYHYHAQHSEGDFQCGITGSKNVNFYGVKTECETAFMRIADSSAVHIFGHAGWGSALPGLGLYTFSGGSDILLSCFGSFIRDDGTGEKVPWRKFTRTPFNEWHPVVDDHTQFKMPPTERAVLYKR comes from the coding sequence ATGAGCGATAGGATATTCAGTTCGATCATCAGGGCATGCATGATCCTGTGCACGACAGCCGTCATTTTCGGCGACGATGCGTTCCCCGAAGATTTGATCAGCAGGATGAAAAAGATCAATAAGTTATCCGATACCATACTGCTGCAATATATCCGCTACATCTATCCGCCGGTAAAACATCCTATAACCGGCGCACTCATCGGGTCGGAGGAGATGTTCCTCACCGACGTCCCCGCCGAGCTCGGCGATCAGAAACTCGCGACACGGGGGTATGTGGATATCACCGCCGCTCCGTTCAATGCGGATGTGTCCGGTTCCGCCGATGCCACAAAGGCGATACAGGATGCCGTTAACTTTGCGCGCGATCATCAGATGGCATGCTATTTCCCCGCGGGGACATACCGTATATCCGATACGGTAGAATGTCTGCAGAAAATAACCGTACGGGAGAACGGCAGGATATCGGGCGGCGATGCCGTCCCCTGCATACTTATCGGGGCTTCCGGAAAACGGCCGCGGTTATTCCTCGCACCGAATTCGCCGGGGTTCACCGATCCGAACAACAGAAAGATCATACTGCATGTTGTCAATTGCAACACCGCTTTGGAAATAAAACCCGAGCTCGGACCGCTCCATCCGCAGGCGAACATCAGTTTCAATCAGATGGTCCGCGGCATAGACATAGTCATCGGCGAGGGGAATGCCGGCGCCATCGGGGTGCGCATGCAGGCGGCAGAGGGGTCGTCCATACAGGACATGACCATCGATGCAACGCACGGCCATACGGGCATGCAGGGAGCCGCAGGGAGCGGCGGGGCGCATCACAACATGACCGTCATCGGCGGACGCGTGGGTATAGACACGCGCGGCTTCCCGCCGCAATTTGAAACGAACAGTTTCGGCACGCAGCCGGGCCCGACGATGAGCCGTGTAACTCTTATCGGACAGACCGAAACGCCGGCCATCGTATATTCGACCGGCCCCTTCACCGCGGCCGGATGGCATATCCGAACATCGTGCGACGTCGCCATCAGAGTATTGAACAATACCGGGCAGTATTATTTCAGCCAGATGAATCTCATCGACAGCATCATCGAATTCTCCTCGCCGGGCACGGTCGCCGAGGCATCGCAGGGGCTGTATATGCGCGATGTATTCGCGAGCAATACGGCACGCATTCACGAAGGCGTTGATGGAAGAACGCAATGGGCGCACATTTCAGAATACGCCGCCCCCGGAAAAGCAACGCAATACAAGGGAAAAAATAGCGTTCACGACATTGAACAGCCGGTATTCATGAACGGTAAAAAGCAGACCGCACCCTTCATCGGCGGCATCGATGGCCGGTCACCGCCGAAGGACCTATGCACGCAGCACGGCTGGGGTGACCAATTCCCGTCACCGGAAATGAAAGAAGCGGCGAACGTCAGGGAACGATACGGCGCGGCAGGCGATGGGCGCACCGACGACACGAAAGCCCTGCAGAAAGCAGTCGATGAGAATGACATCGTATTCCTGCCGAAAGGGCTCTATCGCGTTTCCGATACAATCCGCCTCAAGTCAGGGACAAAATTGATCGGCGTACACCACACGCTTTCACTCATCGTCGCGTATGATCCGTTCGGCGCTCTCGCGGAGAACGGTCCAAAACCAATCGTCGACACGCCGGACGATGCGAACGCTGACACTGTCATCGCCTTCGTCGGCATACGTGTGATGAAATGGTGCGATACCGCCCGCGCGAAGGGAATGGACCATACCGCACCGTTCTATGCGCTCCGTTGGCGCACGGGCGAACGCTCCATGGTACGTTCGCCGTGGATACACCGCGCGTTCAGCGGCATTTCCTTCGCGGGAACGCATATCAATACAGGAAGGACGAACCTCACATGGAAACACCCCTTCATTCTCATCGAGGGAAACGGCGGCGGTAAATGGTATAACTTTTTTTCTCAAGGGGTCGCATACAGCGATACGCCCGATTTCCGCATCATGCAGATATCCGGCACAAAGAACCGGCTTTCATTTTATCATTACCATGCACAGCATTCGGAAGGCGATTTCCAATGCGGTATTACCGGCTCAAAAAACGTGAACTTCTACGGCGTAAAGACCGAATGCGAAACGGCATTCATGCGCATTGCCGATTCAAGCGCGGTGCATATTTTCGGCCATGCAGGCTGGGGCTCGGCGCTTCCCGGACTCGGGCTCTACACGTTCTCCGGGGGGTCGGACATCCTGCTAAGCTGCTTCGGAAGCTTTATACGAGATGACGGCACCGGCGAAAAGGTGCCATGGCGGAAATTCACGAGAACGCCGTTCAATGAATGGCATCCCGTAGTCGATGACCATACGCAGTTCAAGATGCCGCCGACCGAGCGCGCAGTACTGTATAAAAGGTAA
- a CDS encoding ABC transporter permease: MKNRFLAYIGKRLIQAAATFIGIITIVFFVMHLIPADPIQMQSGGAMAKNLDRSVVESVRKLYGLDKPLHIQYAMWLKQFFTFDFGRSIHDDRPVIVKIGEALPVTLALNILSIIAALIIAIPIGVLNAMRDNGIFDRVSNIILLVLYALPTPLVALSLISIASIQLNIFPLTGLVSDDYALLSFPEQLLDMFWHLTLPLICYTYGSLAFITRLIRASMLDTLSRDFIKTAYAKGLSERAVMLRHALRNSIMPVVTIFSTLLPSLIGGSVIVEKIFSIPGMGYLMFESIRMFDYPVIMTVLSFSAFLTLINILIVDISYVFINPRVSFENT; this comes from the coding sequence ATGAAGAACCGTTTCCTCGCATACATCGGCAAGCGCCTCATTCAGGCAGCAGCGACCTTTATCGGCATCATCACCATCGTATTCTTCGTGATGCATCTCATACCGGCTGACCCCATACAGATGCAGAGCGGCGGCGCCATGGCGAAGAACCTTGACCGCTCGGTGGTCGAATCGGTACGCAAGCTCTACGGGCTCGATAAGCCGCTTCACATCCAATACGCCATGTGGCTCAAGCAATTCTTCACCTTCGATTTCGGCCGATCCATCCATGACGACCGCCCGGTGATAGTGAAGATAGGCGAGGCCTTGCCGGTGACGCTTGCGCTCAACATCCTTTCCATCATCGCCGCGCTCATCATCGCCATACCGATAGGCGTCCTCAATGCCATGCGCGACAACGGGATATTCGACCGCGTATCGAACATCATACTCCTCGTTCTCTACGCCCTCCCTACCCCCCTGGTGGCGCTTTCGCTCATCAGTATCGCCAGCATACAGCTCAATATCTTCCCGCTCACCGGCCTCGTGTCCGATGACTATGCGCTCCTCTCGTTCCCGGAGCAGCTCCTCGACATGTTCTGGCATCTCACGCTCCCGCTCATCTGCTACACCTACGGCTCGCTCGCCTTCATCACGCGGCTCATACGGGCGAGCATGCTCGATACGTTAAGCCGTGATTTCATAAAGACCGCGTATGCGAAGGGGCTCTCCGAACGCGCGGTGATGCTCCGCCATGCGCTGCGCAATTCCATCATGCCGGTGGTAACGATATTCTCCACGCTCCTCCCCTCGCTCATCGGCGGTTCGGTCATCGTCGAGAAAATATTCTCGATACCGGGCATGGGATATCTCATGTTCGAATCGATACGCATGTTCGATTACCCGGTCATCATGACGGTACTCTCGTTCTCCGCCTTCCTCACGCTCATAAACATCCTCATCGTCGATATTTCGTACGTATTCATCAATCCGCGCGTGAGCTTTGAGAACACCTGA
- the hypB gene encoding hydrogenase nickel incorporation protein HypB produces MAEKIAVMRDVRAENNAIAERIRSEHTARGVFIIDVLGAPGVGKTSVIREIAKRMTRTVTVIEGDIEGNIDTVALNALSIDAFQINTHGGCHLDAKMMEKAFRDHPVKDDSIVFIENVGNLVCPAGWFIGEHMKLLIVSSADGSDKPYKYPRAFERAAGVVVNKSDLLPYVDFDREYFMNGVLALNKDAVVFEVTAKTGVDLDFLAAWVAKKAK; encoded by the coding sequence ATGGCAGAAAAAATAGCCGTCATGCGCGATGTGCGCGCGGAGAACAACGCTATCGCCGAACGCATTCGGAGCGAACACACCGCCCGCGGCGTATTCATCATCGATGTGCTCGGTGCTCCCGGCGTGGGGAAGACTTCCGTCATACGTGAGATCGCGAAACGCATGACGCGGACGGTCACCGTCATCGAGGGCGATATCGAAGGAAATATCGACACCGTAGCGCTCAACGCGCTCTCCATCGACGCGTTCCAGATAAACACGCACGGCGGCTGCCATCTCGATGCGAAGATGATGGAGAAAGCGTTCCGCGATCACCCGGTAAAGGATGATTCGATAGTATTCATCGAGAACGTCGGCAATCTTGTCTGTCCCGCCGGCTGGTTCATCGGCGAGCACATGAAGCTTCTCATCGTCTCATCGGCCGACGGCAGCGACAAACCGTACAAATATCCGCGCGCCTTCGAGCGAGCAGCAGGCGTCGTTGTCAACAAATCCGATCTGCTGCCGTATGTCGACTTCGACCGCGAGTATTTCATGAACGGCGTACTCGCCTTGAACAAGGATGCGGTAGTGTTCGAGGTGACAGCTAAGACAGGGGTCGATCTCGATTTTCTGGCCGCATGGGTGGCGAAGAAAGCAAAGTAA
- a CDS encoding glycoside hydrolase family 3 N-terminal domain-containing protein, with protein MFIARALSLLFLSFSLIIIRSDHRHIDYDDIDRFIAQMSVREKIDQLLIPFASYTTEAFGGFIFMGDHFNGTVFSDVKAAMSFAPPHAKPFLFVDQEGGRVDRLGRMFGTEFPAPKDIRTLPRERRIAEGRRIAAALSKAGLNALLGPALDIGTRDNLMEISGRCYGRDADEVRTTAGDIIAGLREKRGILLFAKHFPGYIARENSDADIVSNDASPDAVARCAELFFDTNIAPHIAGFMVNNIWYRNCGDAIGIFNRAIIRYARRNAPDKLIITDDLYSSSSLYSRPIRKHAYLSYISNRYIAAGLPLPDILQNDYTAITNEFPSAAFRDECRSNFCREIGLVALRAFNAGCDMLMISDYRGVHLVRAAFGDALRKDPAMLRVIDERIRRILIIKKRNGLFTPYRMYLAAPATAM; from the coding sequence ATGTTCATTGCAAGAGCACTATCACTATTATTCCTATCGTTCTCACTTATCATCATCCGCTCCGATCACCGTCATATCGACTACGACGATATCGATCGGTTCATTGCACAGATGAGCGTGCGCGAGAAGATCGATCAGCTCCTCATCCCCTTCGCAAGCTACACGACCGAAGCGTTCGGCGGGTTCATCTTCATGGGCGATCATTTCAACGGCACCGTGTTCTCCGATGTGAAAGCCGCCATGTCGTTCGCGCCGCCTCACGCGAAGCCGTTCCTCTTCGTCGACCAGGAGGGCGGGCGCGTTGACCGGCTTGGGCGCATGTTCGGCACCGAATTCCCCGCGCCGAAGGACATTCGCACCCTGCCCCGTGAACGGCGTATCGCCGAGGGAAGAAGGATAGCCGCTGCGCTCTCGAAGGCGGGGCTCAATGCGCTCCTGGGTCCCGCGCTCGATATCGGCACACGGGATAATCTCATGGAGATATCGGGCCGCTGCTACGGACGCGACGCGGATGAAGTGCGGACGACCGCAGGTGATATCATCGCCGGTTTACGGGAGAAGCGCGGGATACTCCTCTTCGCGAAACACTTCCCGGGATATATCGCACGCGAGAACAGCGATGCCGACATTGTGTCGAACGATGCGAGCCCTGACGCCGTCGCCCGCTGCGCGGAACTCTTCTTCGACACGAACATCGCCCCCCATATCGCCGGATTCATGGTGAACAACATCTGGTACCGCAACTGCGGGGATGCCATCGGCATTTTCAATCGCGCGATAATCCGATATGCCAGACGCAATGCGCCGGACAAGCTCATCATCACCGACGATCTCTACAGCTCCTCATCGCTCTACTCACGGCCGATACGCAAGCACGCATATCTATCGTACATCAGCAATCGCTACATCGCGGCGGGACTTCCGCTGCCTGACATACTGCAGAACGATTACACTGCCATCACGAACGAATTCCCCTCCGCCGCGTTCAGGGATGAATGCAGAAGCAATTTCTGCCGGGAGATAGGCCTCGTGGCGCTCCGTGCCTTCAACGCCGGCTGCGACATGCTCATGATAAGCGATTATCGCGGCGTGCATCTCGTGCGTGCGGCGTTCGGGGACGCGCTCAGGAAAGACCCCGCCATGCTTCGCGTTATCGACGAGCGCATCCGCCGCATATTGATCATAAAAAAACGAAATGGGTTGTTCACGCCGTATCGCATGTATCTGGCGGCACCGGCGACCGCCATGTAA
- a CDS encoding sugar kinase, translating to MPLSIKPKSQCKWDEVSLGEIMIRLDPGDTRIRTAREFKVWEGGGEYNVARGLKRCFKLETSGVTAIPENDVGYLLLDLICQGGVDTSHIQWVKFDGVGRNTRVGLNFTERGFGVRAALGVSDRGLSAASQLKVGDIDWNAIFKTEGARWFHCGGIFAALSATTADVTIEAMKAAKANGTVVSYDLNYRESLWKSIGGKAKAQEVNREIAKYVDVMIGNEEDFTASLGFEVEGVDENITGLNASAFKNMIEKAVKAYPNFKAVATTLREVKSATVNDWAAVLWYDGKFHESRKFTALEIYDRVGGGDSFASGLAYGFLAGKDAHYAVDCGAAHGALAMTTPGDTSMASLAEVEKAMKGGSARVQR from the coding sequence ATGCCGCTGTCCATAAAACCGAAATCGCAATGCAAATGGGACGAGGTCTCGCTCGGTGAGATAATGATACGCCTGGACCCCGGCGATACGCGCATCAGAACGGCACGTGAATTCAAGGTATGGGAAGGCGGCGGCGAGTACAATGTCGCGCGGGGGCTCAAGCGCTGCTTTAAGCTCGAGACCTCCGGCGTCACCGCGATACCGGAGAACGATGTGGGCTACCTCCTCCTCGATCTCATCTGCCAGGGAGGTGTCGATACATCGCATATCCAATGGGTGAAATTCGACGGTGTCGGGCGCAATACCCGCGTGGGCCTTAATTTCACCGAACGCGGTTTCGGCGTTCGTGCGGCGCTCGGCGTATCCGACCGCGGCTTAAGCGCGGCATCGCAGCTTAAGGTCGGCGACATCGACTGGAATGCGATATTCAAGACCGAAGGGGCGCGCTGGTTCCACTGCGGCGGCATCTTTGCTGCGCTGTCCGCGACCACCGCGGATGTCACCATTGAAGCGATGAAGGCTGCGAAAGCGAACGGCACCGTCGTAAGCTATGATCTCAATTACCGTGAGTCGCTCTGGAAATCCATCGGCGGCAAGGCGAAGGCGCAGGAAGTGAACCGCGAGATAGCGAAGTACGTCGATGTCATGATAGGAAATGAAGAGGATTTCACCGCCTCGCTCGGATTCGAGGTGGAGGGCGTGGATGAGAACATCACCGGACTCAATGCCAGTGCGTTCAAGAATATGATAGAGAAAGCGGTGAAGGCGTACCCGAATTTCAAAGCGGTAGCGACGACGCTCCGCGAAGTGAAGAGCGCCACCGTCAATGACTGGGCAGCCGTTCTCTGGTACGACGGGAAATTCCATGAATCGCGGAAATTCACCGCGCTCGAAATATATGATCGCGTCGGCGGCGGCGACAGCTTCGCCTCGGGACTCGCCTACGGTTTCCTCGCCGGCAAGGATGCCCACTATGCCGTTGACTGCGGAGCTGCGCATGGTGCACTTGCGATGACCACACCGGGCGATACGTCTATGGCGAGCCTCGCCGAGGTTGAGAAAGCAATGAAGGGCGGCAGTGCGCGCGTTCAGCGCTGA
- a CDS encoding LEA type 2 family protein, whose amino-acid sequence MRWFVSIALAAVCASCFGWEMPKLNKIAEAAPKPTATMERFDIKQISLRDITFTFDVAVHNPYPVALTLDGVDLDLSVEKQPLFKTTTSKGFSVAAKGKQTSSFDVTLTYGSIMKIIADYSARDYLVCDIDALVKIPLPKVIAGLPPSVNLPFKLSQKIPAIKPKVSIANFAVTMPTESDVRAALTESTSAQLKAVDAKKAQGMFASLLSGKPVAAPVIKPADIDLKIKVLFDIVLENQAKAPIDFSSLSFQFFINSNAMVAGETSSIEKRGNTIVMHVVNEFSSKSLSTSVLSVFKSGTGAFTVTGSTTMDLPPAVLSHPVKLSFSENGSFKVR is encoded by the coding sequence ATGAGATGGTTCGTATCGATAGCGCTGGCGGCCGTATGCGCTTCTTGCTTCGGCTGGGAAATGCCCAAGCTTAACAAGATCGCCGAGGCGGCGCCGAAACCGACAGCGACCATGGAGCGCTTCGACATCAAACAGATATCGCTCAGGGATATCACGTTCACCTTCGATGTGGCGGTACATAACCCCTACCCTGTGGCCCTTACGCTCGACGGCGTGGACCTCGACCTTTCTGTTGAAAAGCAGCCGCTCTTTAAGACGACGACATCAAAGGGATTCTCTGTCGCCGCAAAGGGAAAGCAGACATCGTCATTCGATGTGACGCTCACCTATGGATCCATCATGAAGATCATCGCCGATTATTCCGCGCGCGATTATCTCGTCTGCGATATCGATGCGCTCGTGAAGATACCCCTCCCCAAAGTGATAGCAGGACTTCCCCCGTCGGTTAATCTCCCGTTCAAACTTTCGCAGAAGATACCGGCGATAAAACCGAAAGTATCCATAGCGAATTTTGCCGTTACCATGCCGACGGAAAGCGATGTACGCGCCGCGCTTACGGAAAGCACCTCAGCGCAGCTGAAAGCTGTCGATGCGAAAAAAGCGCAGGGCATGTTCGCTTCCCTATTGTCCGGCAAGCCGGTCGCCGCACCCGTTATTAAACCCGCGGACATCGATCTTAAGATAAAAGTGCTCTTCGATATCGTGCTCGAGAATCAGGCAAAAGCCCCGATAGATTTCAGTTCGCTTTCATTCCAATTCTTCATCAATTCGAACGCCATGGTCGCGGGCGAGACATCGTCAATAGAAAAACGGGGAAATACCATCGTCATGCACGTGGTCAATGAGTTCAGTTCAAAAAGCCTTTCGACGAGCGTGTTAAGCGTATTTAAAAGCGGCACCGGGGCATTCACCGTTACCGGGAGCACAACAATGGACCTCCCGCCGGCGGTGCTGTCGCATCCGGTGAAGCTTTCCTTCAGCGAGAACGGCTCCTTCAAGGTGCGGTAA
- a CDS encoding YoaP domain-containing protein — protein sequence MSSSKDVSIISLKPDTIGTYGVCGYKDGAKHPAVGRKIEWFSRYYPKGLRMLALISAKSGYQGMIEYLPGKHAHRPVRADGFMFIHCIFTGFRKEFKDKGFGSSLIEACEKDAKREGMHGVAVITRQGPFMSGHEIFKGRGYKKADTSPPDFELWSLSWNAKAAMPSFAPDLPSCLTPYRKGLTIFRSPQCPYTERNVREIIETAKNDLGIRARIIDMDDAKAAQACPSPFGTFCIVHNGDIITHHPISDTRFRNIMRERQVHSI from the coding sequence ATGAGCTCATCGAAGGATGTTTCTATAATTTCTTTAAAACCGGACACGATAGGAACATACGGTGTGTGCGGATACAAGGACGGTGCGAAGCATCCAGCTGTCGGGAGAAAGATAGAATGGTTCTCCCGCTACTATCCGAAAGGGCTTCGCATGCTCGCTCTCATCTCTGCAAAGTCTGGGTATCAGGGAATGATAGAATACCTCCCGGGAAAACATGCCCATCGCCCCGTACGGGCGGACGGATTCATGTTCATTCACTGCATATTCACGGGTTTCCGCAAGGAATTCAAAGATAAGGGATTCGGTTCATCGCTCATTGAAGCATGTGAGAAGGATGCAAAACGTGAAGGCATGCATGGTGTCGCCGTGATTACTCGCCAGGGGCCGTTCATGTCGGGCCATGAGATATTCAAAGGCCGCGGTTATAAAAAAGCGGATACATCGCCGCCCGATTTTGAACTATGGTCTCTGTCATGGAATGCAAAGGCAGCCATGCCGTCATTTGCACCCGATCTGCCCTCGTGCCTTACACCGTACCGCAAAGGGCTCACGATATTCCGTTCACCGCAATGCCCTTACACGGAGCGTAATGTCCGTGAAATAATCGAAACTGCGAAGAATGATCTCGGCATACGTGCACGCATCATCGATATGGACGATGCAAAAGCCGCACAGGCATGCCCTTCGCCGTTCGGCACGTTCTGCATTGTCCATAACGGGGATATAATAACGCATCACCCGATAAGCGATACGCGGTTTAGGAATATCATGCGTGAACGGCAAGTGCACAGCATTTGA